In Pseudomonas sp. P5_109, the genomic window CAGGGGCAGGCAGTCGATGTGCTGCTGCCCATGGAAATGTGCGCCTGGGTTCGCAGCGAGCCATGGCCGGCGCGGCGCGGACCCGAGGCCCAGGCCATCGCCTTCGCCGTGGAAGATCAACTGAGTGAAGCGCTGGAGAGGGTGCATTTGAGCGTTGGCGCTCGTGATCGTGACGGCTGCTACCCGGTCATGGTCATTGATCGCGAACGGTTGGCCGCCGTGCTCGCTTTGCTGCGTGAGGCGGGTGTTGAGGTGCGCGGGGCGTTCGTCGATGCCGATGTGTTGTCCGGCGATCAGCCTTGCGGTACCTGGTGGTTCGGTCGTTGGTTGTTGGGTGGCGGTCTGTCGGCGCGCCTGGCGCTGTCGCAGCAACACCTGGCACTGCTCGCCCCGTCCTTACCCAAGGACATGCAATGGCTGGACGAACGTGAGGCCCCCGCTGTCATCGACCAATGCCTGAGCGGTCGTCCAGCCCGGGCCATCAACCTGCTGCAAGGCGCATTCGCCCCGCGCGGCAAACGTCTGCCCTGGCGTGCCGGCGGGTGGGCGCTGTTGATGCTGGCGCTGTTGACCTGGGGGGCCAGCGAGACGCGGATCCGCTTCCTCGACAGCGAAGCTCACCGCCTCGCCACCCAGAATGAACAGCGGTTCAAGGCGCTTTACCCGCAACAGGGCCGCATCGTCGACATGGCTGCGCAACTCAAGGCCCTGCAAAACAGGCCTGTCGAATCGCAAAATACCCGGATTGCCGGACTGGTCCAGTTGATTGAACAGGTGGTTGGCGCCAGTCCGGTCGAGGTCCAGCGTATCGAGTTTCGAGCAGGCGAAGGCTGGAAAATCCAGCTGACCGCCAGCGGCTTTGCCGAGCTGGAGCAGTTGCGCGAACGAGGACGACAGCAAGGTATGCCCATCCGGCTCGACAGCGCGAACAAAGCCGCTGACCGAGTGTACGCCACCCTCACCGTGGAGGACGAGGCATGAAACAGATGTGGCTTGGAATTTCCCCGCGAGAGCAGCGGCTGTTACGGGTGTTGGGCGTCTTTTTGCTGACGGTTGTGGCTTTCAGCCTGATCTGGCAACCGACCCGGCAGCGCCTGGAAACAGTCGAGCGACAATATCAACAGCAAATGGCGCTCGCCGCGCAACTGCAGCAGGCGTTACCGCACAGCCATGCCCCCGTCGACAGCGCTCAACCGCTATCGCTGCGCATCAGCGAAAACGCCGCGGCGGTGGGGCTGGAGATCCGTCAGATGGAGAGCGAAACCGATCTGCTGCGCGTGACCCTCAGTGGTAACGCGCAGCCCTTGATGCAGTGGCTCGACGGCATCGAGCGCGACGGTGTCGCGTTGCAATCGCTGACCCTGGAAAAACGTGACGATGCCCTGGAGGCGCGACTGGTGCTCAAGTAGCCGAGGTGTGCTGAGGCAACAACGGCAACTTCGCCAGTTTCAAGGCCGTCAGCAGCGCAATCACCAGCAGCGTGCCGATGAACAGCCCGATCCCGTTCCACCCGCCCATGTGCCAGAACACGCCACCTGCCGTTCCGGCGATGCTCCCACCGGCGTAATAGCTGAACAGGTACAGCGACGACGCCTGCCCCTTGGCCTTGGTGGCGCGGCGGCCGATCCAGCTGCTGGCCACCGAATGGGCACCGAAGAAGCCGAAGGTGAACACCAGCATGCCGATGATCACCAGCGGCAGCGGTGTGAACATCGTCAGGGCCAGGCCGGCGATCATCAGCGCGATGGTGCTCCAGAGCACTTTGCGGCGACCGAGTCTGTCGGCCAGCGAGCCGATTTTCGCCGAGCTGTAGATGCCCGACAGGTACACCACCGACAGCAACCCGACGAAGGCCTGTTCCATGTGGTACGGCGCGGCCAGCAGGCGATAGCCGATGTAGTTGAACAGCGTGACGAACGCGCCCATCAACACAAAGGCTTCGAGAAACAACAGCGGCAGGCCGGCGTCGCGAAAGTGCATGGTGAAACCGTCGAGCAGGCTGCGCGGGTGCAGCGAGCGGGCGCGGAAGTTGCGCGACTCCGGGAGGATTTTCCAGAACACCGCCGCTGCAACCAGCGCCAGGCCACCGATCACCAGCATCGCCGTGTGCCAACTGACGAAGTCGATCAATACCCCGGTGATCAAGCGTCCGCTCATCCCGCCAATCGCGTTGCCACCGATGTACAAGCCCATGGCGAGGCCGATGTGCTGTGGGTGGATCTCTTCGCTCAAGTAAGTCATCGCAACCGCCGCCAGGCCGCTCAACGACAATCCAATCAGCGCACGCATCAGCAGCACACCGTGCCAGCTCGGCATCATCGCACTGGCCATGGTGCACAGCGCAGCGGCGAACAGTGCGGCCACCATCACCGGTTTACGCCCGATACGGTCGGAAATCGGGCCGGTGATCAGCAGGCCGATGGCAAGCATGCCGGTGGCGATAGACAGGATCAGGCTGCTTTGCGCCGCGTTGATGGAATATTCGTGGGACAGCAGCGGCATCATCGGCTGTACGCAATAGAGCAGGGCGAAAGTCGCGAAGCCGCCGCAGAACAACGCCAGCACCGTGCGCATGAACGCCGGCGTACCTTTTTCGATGTAGATCTCCGCCAGCTCAGCGGCGATAGCGTCCGGCGCTGAAGGTGAAACTTCATGGGCGAGTGGGGCGACAGCAGTTTTCACGGGGGACCTCGGAGGACGCAGCCGGTCAGGCAATGAAAAAAGCATATAGCTGGCTAATGATTCAATCCAATATATTGTTCGACCTGTTTGATAGCTTTTACGACCTAATGGGGTTTCCATGGAATTGCGTCATCTGCGCTACTTCATCGCCGTCGCCGAAGAACTGCACTTCGGCCGCGCCGCACAGGTGCTGGGCATCTCGCAACCACCGCTGAGCCAGCAGATCCAGGCGCTGGAACAGGAAGTCGGCGCACGCCTGTTCGAGCGTACCAATCGTCGGGTCGAGCTGAGCGAGGCTGGCCGGCTGTTTCTGCAAGAGGCGCGGCTGGTGCTGGCGCAGGTCGACAAAGCGGCGGATGTCGCGCGACGGGCGCAACTGGGTGAGTTGGGTGAGCTGAAAATCGGCTTCACCTCGTCGGCACCCTTCAACTCGACCATTCCCCAGGCGATTTTCTCTTTTCGTCAGCGCTTCCCGGCGGTGCACCTGAACCTGCGGGAAATGAGCAGCACCCAGGTGGCCGATGCGCTGGTGGACGAGTCGATCGAAGTCGGCATCATGCGCCCGCTCGGGCTACCGGAATGCCTCAGCGTGGTCGAGTTGATGCGCGAACCGCTGGTCGCGGTACTCAGCTCCAAGCACCCGTTGGTAGAGGGCGGCGAGGAAGGTTTGTTCCTGTCAGCCCTGGCGCTTGAGCCCTTTGTGTTTTTTCCGCGCAGCTATGGCAGTGGCCTGTATGCGCAGTTGCTCAGCCTGGCGCGGGATGCCGGCTTCACTCCGCATTTTGCACAAGAGGCTGGAGAGGCGATGACCATCATTGGGCTGGTGGCGGCAGGGCTGGGTGTGTCGGTGATGCCGGCGTCTTATCAGCGGATGCGTATCGATGGTGTGGTCTATCGACCGTTGCTCGATCCGGCGGCGGTGTCGGCGGTTTGGCTGGTGCAGCGCAAGGATCAGAAATCGGCGATGGCCAAGGCGTTTGTTGAACTGCTGACGCGCAAGGTCGAGCCGCTGCAACCGTGACGGCTGCGCCGTCAATCGCGGGCAAGCCCGCTCCCACAAGGATCTGCGGTGTGAACACAATGTTGGCCACATTGCAAAACCCTGTGGGAGCGGGCTTGCCCGCGAAAGCGCCCGCAAGGACACCACAAAAAACAGCTGTCAGCGGAGGCTGTGTCAGAAATTTCACCGCCGCTAGTGGGACATTTCCGAAATCCCTCAGAGAGGCTACAGCGCCTTGCGACGTTGCCTTCAACTACTCCAGAATCCGCCGGCTTGTGCGCTTTGAGGGGCATCGCTAACTTGATTCGTGTCACTGATTGTCAGTGATCGGGTTTAGCAGCCCGTGTTTTCGCTAAGTGCATTTGCGCTCCTGATAGGCAGGTATGTCTGTACCTGCCCTTGACGGTAGCTGTGCGCAGGGCGCCCTCGGGCGCGCCGGTTTGGCGAAGACCCGGTCTGCTAACCTGCGTACAGCTGCCACCCTTTTGATCAGTAACGATACGGTGTCGGCTCCACTTTTCTGGGCACTGAATCATGACCAAAAAAGCAAAACAATCGCCGGACACTCCACGCGAACCCAGCAATATCTTCTTGATCGCCCCGGATATCGACAACCACACCCTGCTGGAATACGCCTGTGTGTCGCTGGCATCAGCCAATGTCATGGCGAGCGATTTCGCGAGGAGTCTGAACGGGTCGCAGAGCAACACCCTGCTGGGGATTCAGCAGTCGATCATGCTGGGGGAGCTGGCGGTGAATCGGGTGCTGGATAACCTCGATCCACCGTAAACCACCCAATTGAATGTTCCAATTCGGGGTTACGATCAATTCGAATTAAGTTGAGCAACGCGGAGTAGATCATGACAGGCCAATTTCGCCGTTGGGATTCCGCCGAATACCTAAAGACCGAAGAGGACTTGGCTGATTATCTGAAAGCTTGTTTGGAAGTAGGGGAAGAGGATCCAGAATTCGTCTTCAAGGCACTTGCGACAATTGCGCGTGCTCGTGAATCAAACCCAACGTTTCCGAAAGGAGCTTGTGAGACTCTGAGGATCCTGGGCAACCAGCCATCACAGAGCCAGGCAGGTAAAGGGCGATGACAAGCCGACCTCTTTGTTAAGGAGCGTCGAAAGGCGCTCTTTGGCGTTTCTGGCCTTACATCCAGCGCTTGAAAATCAGTTTCAGGCGGAGAGTGTGCTGGCCGTCGGCATTGCTGCCGAGTCCGACGAGCTCGGCTTGGATACGGGCGCCTGCACCAATGCGTGTTTCAGTTCTTTGAGCACCGGAATGCCGCTACCTTACCGATCACCAGACCGCCGCGTCCCTAATCTTAGGGGTGCAGGTATTTTGTATAAACTCTATCTAAGTGGCGTATAGGTAAGTTTCTTACGTAGCAGTTGATTTTTATTAATGATGGAGTTGTTTGTCTGTGCAGTTAAATGAACTTAGGAGCTTGCTGTAGGAATGTTCTCTTGGTGGTGTGGGGGTTGTCTGAAAGTTATAGGGTTGCACTGGCTATAGGCAGGATTTGTTTGACGGCTGATCCCTGTGTCGGCAATGTTTAGAGCTTGGGTGTGTGACATATTTGTATATTTGTTAGGAGTGGCTGCTTTAAATCCTTGTAAGAGGATGTGCGGCTGACTCAAAGGAGTGAAGGGCATGGCAAATCTCAGCTACATGACTATTACCGGGAAAAAACAAGGTTTGATTTCCGCTGGCTGTTCCAGTCAGGACTCTATTGGGAATAAATGTCAGGCCAGCCATGAAGACGAAATTATGGTGCTGGCTTACTCTCATAATATGGCAGCTGGTAATGATGGAAGCACTTTTGGTGGCCGTGGGAAACATATGCCGGTCATCCTTACAAAAAACATTGATAAATCTACGCCGTTATTAGCTAGTGCTCTTCATGAAGGCGAAGAAGTTGAGTGTAAAATCAATTTCTACCGCACTTCACCCGTTGGTGGTCACGAAAAATATTTTACTGTATCGCTAAGTGGTGGACGTGTTGCCAATATAAGTGTTCAGGTGCCGCATGCTATTCATATGGGTGACGCGCAGCCACAGGAACTTGTGGCCATCAGGTATCGGGAAATTTCCTGGGTGCATCACAAAGCAAGTACAAGTGCCTATAGCTCTTGGGACAACGAATATGAGTGATCAGCCATGTGATGTAAATGATGTAGCCAAAGCAGCTTCTGATCTAGTTGCATTAGGGTGTACGGTTGGCGCTACGAATTTCTATGATGGCACCACTCAGCTTCAGTTTGGCGCAATCATATCTAATTATGTGAATGAAATTATAAAGGATGTGAATGACGGGGTAATAAGTGCTTGGGATGGAGTGCAAGAGATAAGGAGAGAACATGCCGATCTTGCTTCCAAGGCTCTTTTTTATGCTCAAAACGGAGTTGGGGTTGTTGCAGGGGCCATGCAGGTTGAAGTAGGAGTTGCCATTACGGGGGCTTCATATGGATTGGCAGCACCGCTCGGTGCATTTTTCGTCGCGCATGGAGTTAATAATATTTACGAAGGTGGGATGAATATTTATAACGGTCCTGCCGCACAAGCAGTACGGGGACCTACTAGGCGCGCCTATGCATCATTTATGGGGGATGATTATAAGGGGGATGTAGCATATGGAACCATCGACTTGATTTTGTCTGCTGGCGGTATGATGCGGCCAGTACGCAAGGTGGATTCTGTACAGCTTTTCAGGCGAGATCCACTGAATTACGAGTCGGTCTACCAGCAATCTGGCAAGTTGGCTTTGTTTTTTGAGGCGCTAGTTGATTCAATTACAATTAATTCTATGGTTTCAAAGAATGGGTCGGAAATGGAAAGCAAGTGGCATCGTGAGGAGCGACGGTGATTACCAGATCTTACGAAGTCTGGGAATATAAAAGCGCAAACTCGCGGTAACAATTATAGTGAACACAATGCCATTGACAATCCAATAAGTAGCGCCATTTAAGGGAAATATTTTTGTTATTCCCCACACAATAATCATTGTGTATCCAATGGAGCAGCCGATAACAACCAAACCCAAACTAGCCAAGTATCTGATTGTATACATTGTAGAAGTCCTTATCTGCGGATCATTGTGTTCAATATAACCTAAATTCACAAAAATAAGTGCAACACTGAAACAAAAGACAGCGGATCTTACCCTGTCTACGCTTGCCGCAATATGCTCTTTCCTGTGAGCTATATCGCGGCAACAGTATTTAACAGTTGGCCACCACTTGCACGCTCCCTCTGGCGCTCGATTGCAAGCGAAACAATGGCCTCCGTTATGCCGCTGGCAAGCCAGCTCCCGATTGCATGGACCAGCGCTTGAAAATCAGCGAAGTATTCACCCCGCCAAACGCAAAGTTATTGTTCATCACATACTGATTTTTCATCTGCCGAAACTCGCCGCGCAGGTAGTCGAGCTTGCCGCAATGCGGGTCGACTTCGTCGAGGTTGAAGGTGTGGGCGTAGAGGTCGCGGTTCATCATTTCGATGCTGAACCAGGACTCCAGCGCACCGCAGGCACCGAGGGTGTGGCCGAGGAAGCTTTTCTGCGAACTGATCGGCATGCGTTCGCCGAACAGGCTGCTGGTGGCCAGGGTTTCGGCGATGTCGCCCTGTTCGGTGGCGGTGCCGTGGCCGTTGACGTAGCCGATGTCCGACGGTTTCAGCCCGGCATCTTCCAGGGCCAGTTCCATGGCTCGGCGCATGGTGATTTGTTCGGGACGGGTGGTGTGCTGGCCGTCGGCGTTGCTGCCGAATCCGACGATCTCGGCGTGGATGTGGGCGCCGCGCGCCAGCGCATGTTCCAGTTCTTCGAGCACCAGCATGCCGCCGCCTTCGCCGATCACCAGGCCATCGCGTGCGGTGTCGTAAGGGCGCGGGCTGCGTTGTGGGGTGTCGTTTTTCAGGCTGGTGGCGTAGAGCGCATCGAAGACCATGGCTTCGGTCGGGCACAGTTCTTCGGCGCCGCCGGCGAGCATCAGCGGCAGGCGGCCAAACTTGATTGCCTCGTAGGCATAGCCGATGCCCTGGCTGCCGCTGGTGCAGGCGCTGGAGGTCGGGATCAGGCGCCCGGTGAGGCCGAAGAAGATGCTGATATTGGCTGCCGTGGTGTGCGGCATCATGCGCACGTAGGAGTTGGCGTTCAGGCCTTCGGCCACCGAGTTGAGCAGCATGTTGCCGAACGCCTTGATCTCGTCGGTGCTGCCGGTGGAGGAGCCGCACGCGACGCCCATGCGCCCGTCCTTGATCGACTCGTCGCTCAACAGGCCGGCGTCGGCCAGGGCCATTTCCGCTGCGCCCACAGCAAGCCGTGAAACCCGGCCCATGCTGCGCAGTTGCTTGCGGGTCCAGTGGCTGGGCACCTTGAAGTCATCGATGGGGCCGGCCAGGCGTGTGTTGAGTTCGGTAAAACGATCCCACTCGTCCATCCGGCGGATGCCGCTGCGGTTGGCCGCGAAGTTGCCGGCGATGGTGTCCCAGTCGCTGCCCAGTGAGGTGATGCCGGCCATGCCGGTGACGACGACGCGCTTCATCAGCACAG contains:
- the gspL gene encoding type II secretion system protein GspL; protein product: MNTWLYLTAEGQDAPSSLWPCVLWSPTGQRQPMPLNQAASALQGQAVDVLLPMEMCAWVRSEPWPARRGPEAQAIAFAVEDQLSEALERVHLSVGARDRDGCYPVMVIDRERLAAVLALLREAGVEVRGAFVDADVLSGDQPCGTWWFGRWLLGGGLSARLALSQQHLALLAPSLPKDMQWLDEREAPAVIDQCLSGRPARAINLLQGAFAPRGKRLPWRAGGWALLMLALLTWGASETRIRFLDSEAHRLATQNEQRFKALYPQQGRIVDMAAQLKALQNRPVESQNTRIAGLVQLIEQVVGASPVEVQRIEFRAGEGWKIQLTASGFAELEQLRERGRQQGMPIRLDSANKAADRVYATLTVEDEA
- the gspM gene encoding type II secretion system protein GspM, with product MKQMWLGISPREQRLLRVLGVFLLTVVAFSLIWQPTRQRLETVERQYQQQMALAAQLQQALPHSHAPVDSAQPLSLRISENAAAVGLEIRQMESETDLLRVTLSGNAQPLMQWLDGIERDGVALQSLTLEKRDDALEARLVLK
- a CDS encoding MFS transporter, producing the protein MKTAVAPLAHEVSPSAPDAIAAELAEIYIEKGTPAFMRTVLALFCGGFATFALLYCVQPMMPLLSHEYSINAAQSSLILSIATGMLAIGLLITGPISDRIGRKPVMVAALFAAALCTMASAMMPSWHGVLLMRALIGLSLSGLAAVAMTYLSEEIHPQHIGLAMGLYIGGNAIGGMSGRLITGVLIDFVSWHTAMLVIGGLALVAAAVFWKILPESRNFRARSLHPRSLLDGFTMHFRDAGLPLLFLEAFVLMGAFVTLFNYIGYRLLAAPYHMEQAFVGLLSVVYLSGIYSSAKIGSLADRLGRRKVLWSTIALMIAGLALTMFTPLPLVIIGMLVFTFGFFGAHSVASSWIGRRATKAKGQASSLYLFSYYAGGSIAGTAGGVFWHMGGWNGIGLFIGTLLVIALLTALKLAKLPLLPQHTSAT
- a CDS encoding LysR family transcriptional regulator yields the protein MELRHLRYFIAVAEELHFGRAAQVLGISQPPLSQQIQALEQEVGARLFERTNRRVELSEAGRLFLQEARLVLAQVDKAADVARRAQLGELGELKIGFTSSAPFNSTIPQAIFSFRQRFPAVHLNLREMSSTQVADALVDESIEVGIMRPLGLPECLSVVELMREPLVAVLSSKHPLVEGGEEGLFLSALALEPFVFFPRSYGSGLYAQLLSLARDAGFTPHFAQEAGEAMTIIGLVAAGLGVSVMPASYQRMRIDGVVYRPLLDPAAVSAVWLVQRKDQKSAMAKAFVELLTRKVEPLQP
- a CDS encoding DUF6124 family protein, translating into MTKKAKQSPDTPREPSNIFLIAPDIDNHTLLEYACVSLASANVMASDFARSLNGSQSNTLLGIQQSIMLGELAVNRVLDNLDPP
- a CDS encoding transcriptional regulator, producing MTGQFRRWDSAEYLKTEEDLADYLKACLEVGEEDPEFVFKALATIARARESNPTFPKGACETLRILGNQPSQSQAGKGR
- a CDS encoding Hcp family type VI secretion system effector, translating into MANLSYMTITGKKQGLISAGCSSQDSIGNKCQASHEDEIMVLAYSHNMAAGNDGSTFGGRGKHMPVILTKNIDKSTPLLASALHEGEEVECKINFYRTSPVGGHEKYFTVSLSGGRVANISVQVPHAIHMGDAQPQELVAIRYREISWVHHKASTSAYSSWDNEYE
- a CDS encoding DUF4225 domain-containing protein codes for the protein MSDQPCDVNDVAKAASDLVALGCTVGATNFYDGTTQLQFGAIISNYVNEIIKDVNDGVISAWDGVQEIRREHADLASKALFYAQNGVGVVAGAMQVEVGVAITGASYGLAAPLGAFFVAHGVNNIYEGGMNIYNGPAAQAVRGPTRRAYASFMGDDYKGDVAYGTIDLILSAGGMMRPVRKVDSVQLFRRDPLNYESVYQQSGKLALFFEALVDSITINSMVSKNGSEMESKWHREERR
- a CDS encoding beta-ketoacyl-ACP synthase — its product is MKRVVVTGMAGITSLGSDWDTIAGNFAANRSGIRRMDEWDRFTELNTRLAGPIDDFKVPSHWTRKQLRSMGRVSRLAVGAAEMALADAGLLSDESIKDGRMGVACGSSTGSTDEIKAFGNMLLNSVAEGLNANSYVRMMPHTTAANISIFFGLTGRLIPTSSACTSGSQGIGYAYEAIKFGRLPLMLAGGAEELCPTEAMVFDALYATSLKNDTPQRSPRPYDTARDGLVIGEGGGMLVLEELEHALARGAHIHAEIVGFGSNADGQHTTRPEQITMRRAMELALEDAGLKPSDIGYVNGHGTATEQGDIAETLATSSLFGERMPISSQKSFLGHTLGACGALESWFSIEMMNRDLYAHTFNLDEVDPHCGKLDYLRGEFRQMKNQYVMNNNFAFGGVNTSLIFKRWSMQSGAGLPAA